In Dermatophilus congolensis, a genomic segment contains:
- a CDS encoding LCP family protein — MTETPNVRQTVIPRPAAQPRRLRTFMTRILAGTILPGAGLMLSGRTLAGGLFLSLFVLGIVASALTAIAIGPTKAAILVATNPTLLIPLAIAAGFFILLLIASLIWTADLNWPSSAGRTKKILAGLTAFLLIAALIAPTARAMQYVFITSNLVGNVFSASAPKGKEVGIGKDPWAGIPHVNVLLVGSDAQKDRPGVRTDSIMMASIDAQTGDTLLVSIPRNLENAPFPSSSPLAKIHPNGFRCKEECLLNEVWTEGEEHAHLYPGDPRPGLTALKESISEITGLTPDYSVVIDMKSFQALVNAMGGVDINVKHRIPIGGEVANGNIVPGSIKGWIEPGVQHLDGYHAMWYARGRATTDDYNRTARQRCMVNALVKQVDPWTMIDRFPQVAAVINEHIHTDVPQDHLPAWADLVEKMQKGKIRSFGLNASNTNVANPDYQHIREMIQASMFGQPLPTPTYTDGRAVPPAFRSRPTPSPTPENSTSTSSTTTPAPATPIEDATDTDAAAAC; from the coding sequence ATGACGGAAACCCCGAACGTGCGTCAGACGGTAATTCCCCGCCCTGCGGCACAGCCCCGCCGCCTACGCACCTTCATGACACGAATCCTGGCAGGAACCATCCTTCCCGGTGCCGGACTCATGCTCAGCGGCCGCACCCTCGCCGGTGGCCTATTCCTCAGCCTTTTCGTCCTGGGCATCGTCGCAAGCGCCCTAACAGCCATCGCTATCGGCCCCACCAAAGCCGCAATTCTCGTAGCCACCAACCCCACCCTCCTGATTCCTCTAGCCATCGCGGCAGGATTCTTCATCCTCCTTCTCATCGCGAGCCTCATCTGGACCGCTGACCTCAACTGGCCCTCATCAGCAGGACGCACCAAAAAAATCCTCGCAGGACTGACTGCGTTCCTTCTCATCGCGGCCCTCATCGCCCCCACCGCACGAGCCATGCAATACGTCTTCATCACCTCAAACCTCGTCGGTAACGTCTTTTCCGCGTCAGCTCCTAAAGGAAAAGAAGTAGGCATCGGCAAAGACCCCTGGGCCGGGATCCCCCACGTCAACGTGCTCCTCGTCGGCTCCGACGCGCAAAAAGACCGCCCCGGTGTACGCACCGACTCAATAATGATGGCCAGCATCGACGCCCAAACCGGAGACACCCTGCTGGTCTCCATTCCCCGCAACCTCGAAAACGCACCCTTCCCCAGCAGCAGCCCTCTAGCCAAAATTCACCCCAACGGATTCCGCTGCAAAGAAGAATGCCTACTCAACGAGGTATGGACAGAAGGCGAAGAACACGCACACCTCTACCCCGGCGACCCACGCCCTGGCCTGACAGCCCTCAAAGAGTCCATCTCCGAAATCACTGGGCTCACTCCCGACTACTCTGTCGTCATCGACATGAAAAGCTTCCAAGCACTCGTCAACGCCATGGGTGGTGTCGACATCAACGTCAAACACCGCATCCCCATTGGCGGAGAAGTCGCTAATGGCAATATCGTCCCCGGGTCCATCAAAGGCTGGATAGAACCCGGCGTACAACACCTCGACGGCTATCACGCCATGTGGTATGCCCGTGGCCGCGCCACCACCGACGACTACAACCGCACCGCACGCCAACGCTGCATGGTCAACGCCCTCGTTAAACAAGTCGACCCATGGACGATGATCGACCGTTTCCCCCAAGTTGCAGCGGTCATCAACGAACACATCCACACCGATGTACCCCAAGACCATCTACCCGCCTGGGCAGATCTCGTCGAAAAAATGCAAAAAGGGAAAATTCGCAGCTTCGGCCTCAACGCATCAAACACAAATGTGGCAAACCCGGACTACCAACACATCCGCGAAATGATCCAGGCATCCATGTTCGGGCAGCCTCTCCCCACCCCCACCTACACTGACGGCCGCGCCGTTCCACCAGCCT
- a CDS encoding amidase domain-containing protein, translated as MRRTIAATAAGALLLAALPASAGHASTNQGENLTAELAVSVIRNYQENRTATATAEQKSQQALPTNRYSQEALKSLNQDKNEIGQLKQNTDSDKMFDRSTVDVKVDEIKTNGDTATVNTTDTTRLKLRNPNQGVGDYASESRQRCYTFKRVNGTWQLEGSKEIDNMTPEQRQMAGPAAADVLGQLPSKPAGTAKKFKGKPDSPEIVAKLAKIPGRADKTPGNKPGKPGNDGQKPGEKPGEKPGDKPGETSSVYDRKKAVAYAWKHVYFHNKKQYPTWRNVDCTNFVSQVLNAGGWSNIPGAFNSDKAWYFKGGAQNPSPQSVKTSLSWINASKLGDFMRANPDRAVMFRDPANAKVGDIVQFKWSKNNRISHSAVVTGVTAFGLLVTYHSADKLNQPLNAIMRHDPNAEVFFYSPR; from the coding sequence GTGCGTCGAACCATTGCAGCGACAGCAGCCGGAGCACTTCTTCTCGCCGCCTTGCCGGCATCAGCCGGGCATGCGTCAACTAATCAGGGTGAAAACCTCACCGCTGAGCTCGCCGTATCTGTGATTAGGAATTATCAGGAAAACCGAACGGCTACCGCCACCGCGGAACAGAAATCACAGCAGGCTCTACCGACGAACCGGTACTCGCAGGAGGCTTTGAAGAGCCTCAACCAAGATAAGAACGAAATTGGTCAGCTGAAGCAGAACACTGACAGCGACAAGATGTTCGACCGCAGCACGGTGGACGTGAAGGTCGATGAAATCAAGACCAACGGTGACACGGCCACCGTGAACACCACAGACACCACGCGTTTGAAGCTGCGTAACCCCAACCAGGGTGTGGGTGATTACGCATCGGAATCTCGTCAGCGTTGCTACACGTTTAAGCGAGTGAACGGCACATGGCAGCTGGAGGGGTCAAAAGAAATTGACAACATGACCCCAGAGCAGCGCCAGATGGCTGGCCCTGCAGCAGCCGATGTGCTGGGGCAGCTTCCTTCTAAGCCCGCTGGCACTGCGAAGAAGTTCAAAGGCAAGCCTGACTCTCCTGAGATTGTTGCCAAGCTAGCTAAGATTCCGGGTCGGGCAGATAAAACCCCAGGAAATAAGCCGGGCAAGCCTGGCAACGATGGCCAAAAGCCAGGTGAAAAACCAGGCGAAAAACCTGGAGACAAGCCTGGTGAGACGAGCAGTGTCTACGACCGTAAGAAAGCGGTCGCGTATGCCTGGAAGCACGTGTACTTCCACAACAAGAAGCAGTACCCGACGTGGCGTAACGTTGACTGCACCAACTTTGTATCGCAGGTTTTGAATGCCGGTGGATGGTCGAACATTCCGGGTGCGTTTAACAGCGATAAGGCCTGGTACTTCAAGGGTGGCGCTCAGAACCCAAGCCCCCAGTCGGTGAAGACAAGCTTGAGCTGGATTAACGCCTCGAAGTTGGGTGACTTCATGCGCGCTAACCCGGATCGGGCTGTGATGTTCCGTGATCCGGCAAACGCCAAGGTTGGCGACATCGTGCAGTTCAAGTGGTCGAAGAACAACCGCATTAGCCACAGCGCTGTGGTGACCGGTGTTACTGCCTTCGGGTTGTTGGTGACCTACCACTCTGCTGACAAGCTGAACCAGCCGCTCAACGCAATCATGCGTCACGACCCGAATGCTGAGGTCTTCTTCTACTCCCCGCGCTAA
- a CDS encoding family 16 glycosylhydrolase, translating to MSYKRHITRRTLIAGAVTLGASLTGISTATANPPKPSTPTSPPPTVQIGPEWTLIPALSDNFANSSSSSRWKRGLWYPTSKAGTFNDNNVTFANGALQLSAKREGNSYSFGAVESTFDLPGICTLVEFRARALDRRANVLSAIWLQSSNHDHVDRLLTGADPHPEIDIMETFSFSQMNMATHTWASTGHIAHGGKNYETGLPDISAAYHTYGLERRDGKLRFYFDRKLAWETPAPHPSMARMSRHAVLSLEGHLGAPNPQFLPAAFHIDYLRTYYHTATTRPDPGKYRIVNAANGNGLTVKNGALTDVAGAKDTFTIERLEDFTYHIRHTDSATMLTLHDGRGQIGVPVDATTYAPTTVDSAGSWRRWHIHSTPGGTYSICSRFSGLALANTNGRLTQQEPANEKNQHWKLERA from the coding sequence ATGAGCTACAAACGACACATCACCCGACGCACCCTCATCGCCGGAGCCGTGACCCTCGGAGCCAGCCTCACCGGAATAAGCACCGCCACAGCCAACCCACCCAAACCCAGCACCCCAACAAGCCCCCCTCCCACCGTACAAATCGGCCCAGAGTGGACACTCATCCCCGCCCTGAGCGATAACTTCGCAAACTCCTCCAGCTCCAGCCGCTGGAAACGCGGCCTGTGGTACCCCACCTCCAAAGCCGGTACCTTCAACGACAACAACGTCACCTTCGCCAACGGCGCCCTACAGCTGAGCGCTAAACGCGAAGGAAATAGCTACTCCTTCGGCGCCGTTGAATCCACCTTCGACCTACCCGGCATATGCACACTCGTTGAATTCCGGGCCCGCGCACTCGACCGCCGCGCCAACGTCCTATCCGCAATCTGGCTCCAATCCTCCAACCACGACCACGTCGACCGCCTCCTCACCGGCGCCGACCCCCACCCCGAAATCGACATCATGGAGACCTTCTCCTTCTCCCAAATGAACATGGCCACCCATACGTGGGCATCCACCGGACACATCGCCCACGGAGGAAAAAACTACGAAACAGGCCTGCCCGACATCAGCGCCGCTTACCACACCTACGGACTCGAACGCCGCGACGGCAAACTCCGGTTCTACTTCGACCGCAAACTCGCCTGGGAAACCCCAGCACCCCACCCCTCCATGGCGCGCATGTCTCGCCACGCAGTGCTCAGCCTCGAAGGGCACCTTGGCGCCCCCAACCCTCAATTCCTCCCCGCAGCCTTCCACATCGACTACCTGCGCACCTACTACCACACCGCTACCACCCGACCTGACCCAGGAAAATACCGAATCGTCAACGCAGCCAACGGCAACGGCCTGACCGTCAAAAACGGCGCCCTCACCGACGTAGCAGGCGCAAAAGACACCTTCACCATCGAACGTCTAGAAGACTTCACCTACCACATCCGCCACACCGACAGCGCAACTATGCTCACCCTCCACGACGGCCGAGGACAGATCGGTGTGCCCGTAGATGCCACCACATACGCCCCCACCACCGTCGACTCCGCTGGAAGCTGGCGCCGCTGGCACATCCACTCCACACCCGGGGGGACCTACAGCATCTGCTCCCGATTCAGCGGACTCGCCCTGGCCAACACAAACGGACGCCTCACCCAACAAGAACCAGCCAACGAAAAAAACCAGCACTGGAAACTCGAACGCGCCTAA
- a CDS encoding VOC family protein: MSDLTGMTIAINAGDTSEVLDFYTRVFGRGPDTAPMDDFLEWQISPGTWLQLSTGHDRPGANNARVRLEVADVEAAAERMRTAEVPIGDVVTVPDVVAFANFSDYWGNALGFYQLLTPRRILTPEERAEQEREHEQRLAARNAEEETPPNLNTDERLPSVPDDGSVIGKTGPTPGRLE, translated from the coding sequence ATGAGCGACCTCACCGGCATGACCATCGCCATCAACGCAGGCGATACAAGCGAGGTACTCGACTTCTACACGCGCGTATTCGGACGTGGCCCCGACACCGCCCCCATGGATGACTTCCTCGAATGGCAAATCAGCCCTGGAACCTGGCTACAACTCTCCACCGGCCACGACCGCCCCGGAGCCAACAACGCCCGCGTCCGCCTCGAAGTAGCCGACGTTGAAGCAGCAGCCGAACGCATGCGTACCGCCGAAGTACCCATCGGTGATGTCGTCACCGTGCCCGACGTCGTCGCATTCGCAAACTTCTCCGACTACTGGGGAAACGCCCTCGGCTTCTACCAACTCCTCACCCCCAGAAGAATCCTCACCCCCGAAGAACGCGCGGAACAAGAACGCGAACACGAACAACGCCTCGCCGCCCGCAACGCCGAAGAAGAAACCCCACCCAACCTCAACACAGACGAACGCCTCCCCAGCGTTCCTGACGATGGTTCAGTCATCGGCAAAACAGGACCCACCCCCGGGCGCCTCGAATAA
- a CDS encoding PH domain-containing protein has protein sequence MGSEEQVLQRERGLRHASAFLLDDEEVVLATNMHWVNIAEPVATVVLSLVLCVWFNATNSSSAGDLLWWAWFAVLARWAWRWFEWRRQWFICTDQRLLLITGIWVRSVAMMPLGKVTDIKYNRSVLGRLLGFGDFRFETPGQDQAFDHVHPLPQPDDLYRKIIRQSMGDGSGKKSRDSSESVPATEGGGDDGPAFEIGYEDVTPMHPIIPPTQPITEPFEVPSQWRRVPREDDIPAESRRAHPDVPVVSDPIIAGEGGSGVFEQIEPGEGPLLKKYGRRRKR, from the coding sequence ATGGGCTCTGAGGAGCAAGTTCTTCAGCGAGAACGAGGCCTTCGTCATGCTTCGGCTTTTCTTCTCGATGATGAAGAAGTGGTTCTTGCCACGAATATGCACTGGGTGAATATTGCTGAGCCTGTTGCCACGGTGGTGCTGTCGTTGGTGCTCTGTGTGTGGTTTAACGCCACTAACAGTTCCTCGGCGGGTGATCTGCTGTGGTGGGCGTGGTTTGCTGTGTTGGCCCGGTGGGCGTGGCGGTGGTTTGAGTGGCGGAGGCAGTGGTTTATCTGCACTGATCAGCGGTTGTTACTTATCACCGGTATTTGGGTACGTAGCGTGGCCATGATGCCGTTGGGCAAGGTTACCGATATTAAGTACAACCGTTCGGTGCTAGGTAGGTTGCTGGGATTTGGTGATTTTCGGTTTGAGACGCCGGGGCAGGATCAGGCATTTGATCATGTGCATCCGTTGCCTCAGCCTGATGATTTGTATCGGAAAATTATCAGGCAGTCGATGGGTGATGGCTCTGGTAAGAAAAGTCGAGATTCGAGTGAGAGCGTTCCCGCCACTGAGGGGGGTGGCGATGATGGCCCTGCTTTTGAGATCGGGTATGAGGATGTGACTCCGATGCATCCGATTATTCCGCCGACTCAGCCGATCACTGAGCCGTTTGAAGTTCCTTCGCAGTGGCGGCGTGTGCCACGTGAGGACGATATTCCTGCGGAGTCGCGGCGCGCTCATCCGGATGTTCCGGTTGTGTCGGATCCGATTATCGCTGGTGAGGGCGGATCTGGTGTTTTTGAGCAGATTGAGCCGGGTGAAGGGCCGCTTTTGAAGAAGTACGGGCGGCGGCGGAAACGTTGA
- the upp gene encoding uracil phosphoribosyltransferase — MQVHVADHPLIKHKLTYLRDRRTDSPTFRRLAEELVTLLAYEATRHIRTAPMEINTPVTSTIGVRLADPKPVLVPILRAGLGMLEGMVRILPTAEVGFLGMVRDEETLDVSAYANRLPENLEGRQVFVVDPMLATGHTLVMSMDFLRARGAKDITCVCLIGSPEGLELLKEYGAQAEGEADIKIVLGAIDEKLDENGYIVPGLGDAGDRLYGVVHHGS; from the coding sequence ATGCAGGTACACGTGGCCGACCATCCGCTCATCAAGCACAAGCTCACTTACTTGAGGGACCGACGCACTGATTCCCCTACGTTCCGTCGCCTCGCTGAGGAGCTGGTGACGCTGCTGGCCTATGAGGCGACGCGGCATATCCGGACAGCTCCGATGGAAATCAATACCCCTGTGACCAGCACTATCGGTGTGCGTTTGGCAGATCCTAAGCCTGTTCTGGTCCCGATTTTGCGGGCTGGTTTGGGGATGCTTGAAGGCATGGTTCGCATTCTGCCGACAGCTGAGGTTGGGTTTCTTGGGATGGTGCGCGATGAGGAAACGCTCGATGTGAGTGCTTACGCGAACCGTTTGCCTGAAAACCTTGAGGGTCGTCAGGTTTTTGTCGTGGACCCGATGCTGGCGACGGGACACACACTGGTGATGTCGATGGACTTCCTGCGTGCTCGTGGCGCCAAAGACATTACGTGTGTCTGTCTTATCGGCTCTCCTGAGGGATTGGAGCTGTTGAAGGAGTATGGCGCTCAGGCAGAGGGCGAGGCAGATATCAAGATCGTGTTAGGTGCGATCGATGAGAAGTTGGATGAGAACGGCTACATCGTTCCTGGTCTCGGTGATGCTGGTGATCGTCTTTACGGGGTGGTTCATCACGGTAGCTGA
- a CDS encoding nucleoside deaminase codes for MRTALELARKAAAHGDIPVGALVLDQNQKILGHGRNTRELEKTPTGHAEIVALTAAAKTINSGRLDGCTLVVTLEPCVMCAGAAMSARVARIVFGAWDDKAGACGSVWDLPRDPRALHRIETIGGLYAHECAHLLTTFFEARR; via the coding sequence ATGCGCACAGCCCTAGAACTTGCCCGCAAAGCTGCTGCACACGGCGATATTCCGGTCGGCGCTCTCGTCCTGGATCAAAACCAAAAAATCCTCGGACACGGCAGAAACACAAGAGAACTTGAGAAAACTCCGACGGGGCACGCCGAAATCGTTGCGCTCACCGCAGCGGCAAAAACAATCAACTCCGGCCGCCTAGACGGATGCACACTCGTGGTCACCCTCGAACCATGCGTCATGTGTGCGGGAGCAGCAATGTCAGCCAGAGTCGCCCGCATCGTCTTCGGAGCATGGGACGACAAGGCCGGCGCCTGCGGCTCTGTATGGGACCTACCCCGAGACCCACGCGCACTACACCGCATCGAAACCATCGGTGGCCTCTACGCCCACGAATGCGCCCACCTCCTCACCACCTTCTTCGAAGCGCGACGATGA
- a CDS encoding HAD family hydrolase translates to MNNQSEQAQTTSANTQPWAQGRRTVHDVPAHLVPALVVADMDGSLLDSNGNIPDTFWDVLTRMRERGIAFAPASGRQLATLRELFAPAGDNLYTIAENGAYVVHGDEEISSVTLDHNTVTTAINIVRNTHEKGHRLGAVVCGKRSAYVEWNHQPFLDQCRVYYAALELVEDLHTIDDDILKVAIFDFGPAEEIAHHFNPLRHTHQVVISGPNWIDVMSHGVHKGLAVQELQKTLGIDRKHTLVFGDYFNDAHMLDTAELSFAMANGHPEIIQRANYIAPPNTEHGTITVLETLLNR, encoded by the coding sequence ATGAACAACCAGTCTGAGCAAGCACAGACAACAAGCGCCAACACCCAACCCTGGGCACAAGGACGCCGCACAGTCCACGACGTTCCCGCCCACCTCGTACCCGCTCTAGTCGTCGCAGACATGGACGGCTCACTCCTAGACAGCAACGGCAACATCCCCGACACCTTCTGGGACGTCCTCACCCGTATGCGCGAACGCGGCATCGCTTTCGCCCCCGCCTCCGGACGACAACTCGCGACTCTCCGTGAACTCTTCGCCCCCGCCGGCGACAACCTCTACACCATCGCCGAAAACGGCGCCTACGTCGTCCACGGCGATGAAGAAATCTCCTCAGTCACCCTTGACCACAACACCGTCACCACCGCCATCAACATCGTGCGAAACACCCACGAAAAAGGCCACCGCCTCGGCGCCGTCGTCTGCGGAAAACGCTCCGCCTACGTCGAATGGAACCACCAACCATTCCTCGACCAATGCCGCGTCTACTACGCCGCCCTCGAACTCGTCGAAGACCTCCACACCATCGACGACGACATCCTCAAAGTAGCCATCTTCGACTTCGGCCCAGCCGAAGAGATCGCCCACCACTTCAACCCCCTACGCCACACACACCAAGTCGTCATCTCTGGCCCCAACTGGATCGACGTCATGTCCCACGGAGTACACAAAGGACTCGCAGTCCAAGAACTCCAAAAAACACTCGGAATCGACCGAAAACACACACTCGTATTCGGCGACTACTTCAACGACGCCCACATGCTCGACACCGCCGAGCTCTCCTTCGCCATGGCCAACGGCCACCCAGAAATCATCCAACGCGCCAACTACATCGCACCCCCCAACACCGAACACGGCACCATCACCGTCCTAGAAACCCTCCTCAACCGCTAA
- a CDS encoding 3'-5' exonuclease has translation MVLVVLVVLVVLVAAVVLVGVFLGVGGRSRGVGGGVRVERPVALGGGGRSSGGTAFFGYGVRAVGVASGGFVLGGPFAAVAVATTGLNSHEDRVVEVAVVRFGGPGGQVSAWSSVVDPGVEVGGSSLHGLGAREVAGAPGFVDVAGALVAMLGGAVVVAHNAEFVEEVLRAEFLRAGLLAPSVPAVSLGRLSQLMVDTPNHRLGTVAARLGTRHRPDGSAVAEAAAVCEVASVLLPGQMGRVVFPVPVLPEVSREAVAGVGRPRSALPPAPVVDGWLTQVLRSMSVGVVELHDARAAAYTDALVTLLSRGRVVADEVRLLNRSAVRSGFSAEAIRGTLERFLELVRQAAFANVEVLRSGHVRHLRALAVSVGVPTYFDDLIPPPAPVAPVPGSGSFARPVRKPLPALPVERGPRCGRCLQVGHWASACPRRGGVGRVDPVDPV, from the coding sequence GTGGTGTTGGTGGTGTTGGTGGTGTTGGTGGTGTTGGTGGCTGCTGTGGTGTTGGTGGGGGTGTTTTTGGGTGTGGGTGGCCGTTCGCGTGGGGTGGGTGGCGGTGTTCGGGTTGAGCGTCCGGTGGCGTTGGGGGGTGGGGGGCGTTCTTCGGGTGGTACTGCGTTTTTTGGATATGGGGTGCGGGCGGTGGGAGTGGCCAGCGGAGGGTTTGTGTTGGGTGGGCCTTTCGCGGCGGTTGCGGTGGCGACGACGGGATTGAATTCGCATGAGGATCGCGTTGTGGAGGTGGCGGTGGTGCGTTTTGGGGGGCCAGGTGGGCAGGTGTCTGCGTGGTCGAGTGTGGTGGATCCGGGGGTGGAGGTGGGTGGTTCGTCGTTGCATGGGTTGGGTGCCCGGGAGGTGGCGGGTGCGCCGGGTTTTGTGGATGTGGCGGGGGCTTTGGTGGCGATGTTGGGTGGGGCGGTGGTGGTGGCGCATAACGCGGAGTTTGTGGAGGAGGTGTTGCGGGCGGAGTTTTTGCGGGCGGGGTTGTTGGCGCCGAGTGTGCCTGCGGTGTCGTTGGGGCGGTTGTCTCAGTTGATGGTGGATACGCCGAATCATCGGTTGGGGACAGTGGCGGCGCGGTTGGGTACGCGGCATCGGCCGGATGGGTCTGCTGTGGCGGAGGCCGCTGCGGTGTGTGAGGTGGCGAGTGTGTTGTTGCCGGGGCAGATGGGGCGGGTGGTGTTTCCGGTGCCGGTGTTGCCTGAGGTTTCGCGGGAGGCGGTGGCGGGTGTGGGTAGGCCGCGGTCGGCGTTGCCGCCTGCACCGGTGGTGGATGGCTGGTTGACGCAGGTGTTGCGTTCGATGTCGGTGGGGGTTGTTGAGCTACATGATGCGCGGGCTGCGGCGTATACGGATGCGTTGGTGACGTTGTTGTCGCGGGGGCGTGTTGTTGCAGATGAGGTGCGGTTGTTGAATCGTTCGGCGGTGCGTTCGGGGTTTTCGGCGGAGGCGATTCGGGGGACGTTGGAGCGGTTTTTGGAGTTGGTGAGGCAGGCGGCGTTTGCGAATGTGGAGGTGTTGAGGTCGGGGCATGTGCGTCATTTGAGGGCGTTGGCGGTGTCGGTGGGGGTGCCGACGTATTTTGATGATTTGATTCCGCCGCCTGCTCCGGTGGCGCCTGTGCCGGGGTCGGGTTCGTTTGCTCGGCCGGTGCGTAAGCCGTTGCCTGCGTTGCCGGTGGAGCGGGGGCCGCGGTGTGGTCGGTGTTTGCAGGTGGGGCATTGGGCTTCGGCGTGTCCGCGGCGTGGTGGTGTGGGGAGGGTTGATCCGGTTGATCCGGTGTGA
- a CDS encoding ADP-ribosylglycohydrolase family protein: protein MGTTPDYTDRAAGTLSGTHLGLVLGAITHGLTRTQATTTLNDAFPDFTTAHPTTIDIENLATAYATHSPPPTPASHTLPTWIPIALATGLTHPCDPIATLANHVGNHLPPEHRGRLTYAAAAATATLISAALEGVPWTQAFALSLSAADTIENATPTPTPHHQAGPSISARLTWAHALATKASEAPADIITLLIGTSNAPQETLPAACAIIGMLTHNDTPPNPVQAVRATAQLGGDSTHTTTLVGAITGALNGQNAIPTHLHHPNPNLNTLNHITTTRTHHP from the coding sequence GTGGGAACCACACCCGACTACACCGACCGCGCAGCAGGAACCCTCTCAGGAACCCATCTGGGACTCGTCCTAGGCGCCATCACCCACGGCCTCACCCGCACCCAAGCCACCACCACACTCAACGACGCCTTCCCCGACTTCACCACTGCCCACCCCACCACCATCGACATCGAAAACCTCGCGACCGCCTACGCAACCCACTCACCTCCCCCCACCCCCGCCTCCCACACACTCCCAACCTGGATACCCATTGCCCTAGCCACAGGACTCACCCACCCCTGCGACCCCATCGCAACCCTGGCAAACCACGTCGGCAACCACCTCCCACCCGAACACCGCGGACGCCTCACCTACGCAGCAGCAGCAGCCACCGCCACCCTCATCTCCGCAGCCCTCGAAGGAGTCCCCTGGACACAAGCCTTCGCCCTCAGCCTCTCCGCCGCCGACACCATCGAAAACGCCACCCCCACACCCACACCCCACCACCAAGCAGGCCCCAGCATCAGCGCCCGACTCACCTGGGCACACGCACTAGCCACCAAAGCCTCAGAAGCCCCCGCAGACATCATCACCCTCCTCATCGGCACCTCCAACGCACCCCAAGAAACCCTCCCCGCGGCATGCGCAATCATCGGCATGCTCACCCACAACGACACCCCACCCAACCCAGTCCAAGCCGTCCGCGCCACAGCCCAACTTGGCGGCGACAGCACCCACACCACCACTCTCGTCGGAGCCATCACCGGCGCCCTCAACGGACAAAACGCCATCCCCACCCACCTGCACCACCCCAACCCCAACCTCAACACCCTCAACCACATCACCACCACCCGCACCCACCACCCCTGA
- a CDS encoding BadF/BadG/BcrA/BcrD ATPase family protein — protein sequence MTNPNTPINGHILHTTNAPTPHPTPDLLIIDLGRRGLRAHRTGANPTAALNIPDLAHTTLDTDTLITTCQPLLTTGSTPPQHVIAAIDPTTHPLDLGHLHTRLTHETNAPTLVVDSLLTTLFGALENVHAGVIVDLGATAAGLATNLKDTWQRLDGWGNLLGGRGSAAWIGKEGLCAALRARDGVPNGSETLLDLARNAFGTENAWPQLFSTPRTHDLLADFAPLVARACVDGDPIAQFIIRAAGEHIADTLTAGTSLVPDSAITVTGELLMIEAVKIAIASALGKRRLFLVPALHDSRYGAEKLGEWLCEGNQLPHKPPFVHRGDHRALSAT from the coding sequence ATGACCAACCCCAACACCCCCATCAACGGACACATCCTCCACACCACCAACGCCCCCACCCCCCACCCCACACCCGACCTACTCATCATCGACCTTGGTCGCCGAGGCCTGCGCGCCCACCGCACCGGCGCTAACCCCACCGCCGCCCTCAACATCCCCGACCTAGCCCACACCACCCTCGACACCGACACCCTCATTACTACCTGTCAACCCCTCCTCACCACCGGCTCCACCCCACCCCAGCACGTCATCGCCGCCATCGACCCCACCACCCACCCGCTAGACCTGGGACACCTTCACACCCGCCTCACCCATGAAACCAACGCCCCCACCCTCGTCGTCGACTCTCTGCTCACCACTCTCTTCGGCGCACTCGAAAACGTCCACGCAGGCGTCATTGTCGACCTCGGCGCCACCGCAGCCGGACTAGCAACCAACCTCAAAGACACCTGGCAACGACTCGACGGATGGGGCAACCTCCTCGGCGGACGAGGCTCCGCCGCATGGATCGGCAAAGAAGGACTCTGCGCAGCCTTACGCGCCCGCGACGGCGTACCCAATGGCTCTGAGACACTCCTGGACCTGGCGCGCAACGCCTTCGGCACCGAAAACGCATGGCCACAACTATTCAGCACCCCAAGAACACACGACCTCCTCGCTGACTTCGCTCCCCTCGTAGCGCGTGCCTGCGTCGACGGCGACCCAATCGCACAATTCATCATCCGCGCAGCCGGAGAACATATCGCCGACACCCTCACCGCTGGAACATCCCTCGTCCCCGACAGTGCAATAACCGTCACCGGTGAACTGCTCATGATCGAAGCAGTAAAAATAGCCATCGCATCAGCTCTCGGAAAAAGACGCCTCTTCCTCGTCCCCGCCCTGCACGACTCCCGCTACGGAGCAGAAAAACTCGGTGAATGGCTCTGCGAAGGAAACCAACTCCCCCACAAACCACCGTTCGTGCATCGGGGTGACCACCGTGCACTGTCAGCCACATGA